In Isoptericola jiangsuensis, the following proteins share a genomic window:
- a CDS encoding MarR family winged helix-turn-helix transcriptional regulator, producing the protein MTTDLGPDPLALEAQVCFALSAAARSVVALYRPVLEPLGLTHPQYLVLLGLWDDARAGRTTTVTGLAARLHLDPGTLSPLLKRLEQQGRVDRRRSAADARVVEVHLTADGAALRTEALEVPARVVAASGLDFAELVRVREAADAVIAATQGAR; encoded by the coding sequence ATGACCACCGACCTGGGACCGGACCCGCTCGCGCTCGAGGCGCAGGTCTGCTTCGCGCTGTCCGCCGCCGCGCGGTCCGTCGTGGCGCTCTACCGGCCCGTGCTCGAACCCCTCGGCCTCACCCACCCCCAGTACCTCGTGCTGCTCGGCCTGTGGGACGACGCCCGCGCCGGGCGCACCACCACCGTCACCGGGCTGGCCGCCCGCCTCCACCTCGACCCCGGCACGCTGTCGCCGCTGCTCAAGCGCCTCGAGCAGCAGGGCCGGGTCGACCGCCGCCGCTCCGCCGCCGACGCCCGCGTCGTCGAGGTGCACCTCACCGCCGACGGTGCGGCGCTGCGGACCGAGGCGCTGGAGGTCCCCGCCCGCGTGGTGGCGGCCTCCGGTCTCGACTTCGCCGAGCTCGTGCGCGTGCGCGAGGCCGCCGACGCCGTCATCGCCGCCACGCAGGGTGCCCGGTAG
- a CDS encoding Gfo/Idh/MocA family protein: MTDTAALDPATYAPRLTAADLAGDVPDLLAAPPVRWGVLGAGNIAASFSDGVRDRTAAQVTAVGSRSVEKAQEFADAHAPGAHVHGSYEALVADDDVDVVYVATPHSHHLEHALLAIAAGKHVLVEKPITRSVAEARVLLDAARDAGVFCMEAVWTRFLPHVAALRAAIARGEIGEVRTVIADFDVLFPYDPTHRLFAPELAGGALLDLGIYPITLAHDLLGAPESFVARGTLAPTGVDDHVGMILGYPGGAQALLHTSSTARGDAGARIIGTRGRIEIPRGFFTPTSFEVLHDDGTSWTYTSPAGEGKAYEAAEVARCVAAGLTQSPRMPWSDTLEVLGILDEARAQLGVVYPGE; this comes from the coding sequence ATGACCGACACCGCCGCCCTCGACCCGGCCACCTACGCACCGCGCCTCACCGCCGCCGACCTCGCCGGCGACGTCCCCGACCTCCTGGCGGCCCCGCCCGTGCGGTGGGGCGTGCTGGGCGCGGGCAACATCGCCGCGTCGTTCTCCGACGGCGTCCGCGACCGCACGGCCGCACAGGTCACCGCCGTGGGCTCCCGCTCGGTGGAGAAGGCCCAGGAGTTCGCCGACGCCCACGCGCCCGGCGCGCACGTGCACGGCAGCTACGAGGCGCTCGTCGCGGACGACGACGTCGACGTCGTGTACGTCGCGACGCCGCACTCGCACCACCTGGAGCACGCGCTCCTCGCGATCGCGGCGGGCAAGCACGTGCTCGTGGAGAAGCCGATCACCCGGTCGGTGGCCGAGGCCCGGGTGCTGCTCGACGCCGCGCGCGACGCCGGGGTGTTCTGCATGGAGGCCGTCTGGACCCGGTTCCTGCCGCACGTCGCGGCGCTGCGTGCCGCGATCGCGCGCGGTGAGATCGGCGAGGTCCGCACCGTCATCGCCGACTTCGACGTGCTCTTCCCGTACGACCCCACCCACCGGCTGTTCGCGCCCGAGCTCGCCGGCGGCGCCCTGCTCGACCTCGGCATCTACCCGATCACGCTGGCGCACGACCTGCTGGGCGCGCCGGAGTCGTTCGTCGCCCGCGGCACGCTGGCCCCGACCGGGGTGGACGACCACGTCGGCATGATCCTCGGGTACCCCGGTGGTGCGCAGGCCCTGCTGCACACGTCGTCGACGGCGCGGGGGGACGCGGGCGCCCGGATCATCGGCACGCGCGGCCGCATCGAGATCCCGCGCGGGTTCTTCACGCCCACGTCGTTCGAGGTGCTGCACGACGACGGCACGTCGTGGACGTACACCTCGCCGGCGGGCGAGGGCAAGGCGTACGAGGCGGCCGAGGTCGCGCGGTGCGTCGCGGCGGGGCTCACGCAGAGCCCGCGCATGCCGTGGTCGGACACCCTGGAGGTACTGGGGATCCTCGACGAGGCCCGTGCCCAGCTCGGCGTGGTGTACCCGGGCGAGTGA